One Panicum virgatum strain AP13 chromosome 3N, P.virgatum_v5, whole genome shotgun sequence DNA segment encodes these proteins:
- the LOC120664025 gene encoding pectin acetylesterase 5-like, translating to MPPSSASAPASHHLRLWLRRRGRAGAAGATFSVALLAAALLLTLSYYASAPLASDSAAAAGRSPALVGLTLVRRAQEKGALCLDGSAPGYHLQRGSGTGSQSWIIHLEGGGWCRNLKSCASRQRSMLGSSRYMERQVEFTGILSDDKSQNPDFYNWNKVKIRYCDGASFSGNVKEELQNGTRFYFRGQRIWEAVMNELVFKGLRNAKQAFLTGCSAGGLATYIHCDAFRALLPKDSRVKCLADGGFFLDIEDISGKRTMQSFYSDVVRLQGLRERFSHCNSKMEPGQCFFPHEVVKHIVNPVFILNPAYDAWQVQHALAPEASDPQHSWLDCRLDIAKCSSEQLEILQGFRKELHDAIREVNQKRDWGFYINSCYVHCQSLNSVTWHSPTSPRVNNKSIAEAVGDWFFDRREVKEIDCEYPCNPTCHNLVFTKPFKI from the exons ATGCCGCCGTCCTCCGCGTCGGCCCCGGCCTCGCACCACCTGCGTCTCTggttgcgccgccgcggccgggccggcgccgccggggccaCCTTCTCCGTCGCGCTCCTCGCGGCCGCGCTGCTGCTCACGCTCTCTTACTACGCCTCCGCGCCCCTCGCGTcggactccgccgccgccgccggacgcagCCCCGCCCTCGTCGGGCTCACACTCGTCCGCCGAGCTCAGGAGAAGGGCGCGC TCTGCTTGGATGGGAGCGCTCCAGGGTACCATCTGCAGAGAGGGTCTGGGACAGGATCGCAGAGCTGGATAATCCACTTGGAG GGTGGAGGCTGGTGCCGTAATCTTAAGTCATGTGCCTCACGTCAGAGATCAATGTTGGGCTCATCCCGGTACATGGAACGCCAGGTTGAATTTACTGGGATCTTGAGCGACGATAAATCCCAAAATCCTG ATTTTTACAACTGGAATAAAGTGAAGATAAGGTATTGCGATGGGGCGTCATTTTCTGGGAATGTCAAAGAGGAGTTGCAG AATGGCACAAGATTCTACTTCAGAGGCCAGCGTATCTGGGAGGCAGTTATGAACGAACTTGTATTCAAGGGGCTCAGAAATGCTAAACAG GCTTTCCTAACAGGATGCTCTGCTGGTGGGCTAGCCACGTACATTCACTGTGATGCTTTTCGGGCCTTACTACCAAAGGATTCTAGGGTTAAATGTCTTGCAGACGGCGGCTTTTTTCTTGATAT AGAAGACATTTCTGGGAAAAGAACAATGCAGTCTTTTTACAGTGATGTTGTCCGCCTTCAG GGTCTAAGGGAAAGGTTTTCGCACTGTAACTCAAAAATGGAGCCAGGCCAG TGTTTCTTTCCACATGAAGTTGTAAAACACATTGTCAACCCAGTATTCATTCTTAATCCAGCGTATGATGCTTGGCAG GTACAACATGCCTTAGCTCCAGAAGCATCTGACCCTCAGCATTCATGGCTGGACTGCAGACTGGATATTGCCAAGTGCAGCTCTGAGCAACTTGAGATTCTCCAAG GTTTCAGGAAAGAACTGCATGACGCCATAAGAGAAGTTAACCAGAAAAGGGACTGGGGTTTTTATATCAACTCCTGCTATGTTCATTGTCAATCGTTGAACTCGGTCACCTGGCACTCTCCAACTTCCCCCAGAGTGAACAATAAG AGCATTGCAGAAGCAGTTGGAGACTGGTTCTTCGACAGGAGAGAGGTTAAGGAAATAGATTGTGAATATCCCTGCAACCCGACGTGCCACAACTTGGTTTTCACTAAGCCTTTCAAGATATGA
- the LOC120664021 gene encoding uncharacterized protein LOC120664021 isoform X2: protein MSLYFIFLDSPIKFRGPKFSSDSSQLDQMMAPKSMWLMGPSCQRNAPSSLSSRSRRLFPAPPRPPLPRAAAAASPRAAPAGPLQAATLSLSHRSRWPSFLPGRLPLRPPSPSAGIQLQLLLATASPPSPLLSCQSALTSFRADAVDRIYVGVAVAAVQVPRQLRHPPLPPAARARRRAGAGAASLPVADQRSACGSWWRRRKLLSIGQLSGGFPQLSSAPHGQLSGGFPQHRSPGFGHQPVKTMASSRHEQHCLYKNQLKT from the exons ATGAGCctctattttatatttttagacaGCCCCATAAAATTTAGGGGTCCGAAATTTTCTTCGGACTCCAGTCAGCTGGACCAAATGATGGCCCCTAAATCAATGTGGCTAATGGGACCCAGCTGTCAGCGAAACGCCCcgtcctccctctcctcgcgGTCGCGCCGCCTcttccctgcgccgccgcgcccgcctctcccccgcgccgccgcggccgcctcgccCCGTGCCGCGCCGGCCGGACCCCTACAAGCTGCTACCCTTTCGCTTTCCCATCGCTCTCGCTGGCCCTCTTTCCTTCCCGgtcggcttcccctccgcccgCCGTCCCCGTCTGCGGGaatccagctccagctcctcctcgccacagcctcgccgccgtccccctTGTTGAGCTGCCAGAGCGCGCTGACGAGCTTCCGCGCCGACGCCGTGGACCGCATCTACGTCGGCGTGGCCGTAGCGGCCGTGCAGGTTCCACGACAACTCCGacatcctcctctccctcccgctgctcgcgcacggcgacgcgccggtgccggcgccgcctcccttcCGGTGGCCGACCAACGCAGCGCTTGCGGAtcttggtggcggcggcggaagctccTCAGCATCGGTCAGCTCAGCGGCGGCTTCCctcagctcagctcagctccTCACGGTCAGCTCAGCGGCGGCTTCCCTCAGCATCGCAGTCCTGGATTCGGACACCAGCCGGTAAAGACGATGGCTTCTTCTCGTCACGAGCAACATTGCTTATACAAGAACCAATTGA AAACCTAG
- the LOC120664024 gene encoding E3 ubiquitin-protein ligase XB3 — translation MGHGVSCARTGDEHDYFRAAQLGDLDALAALLAADTSLARRATLYDRLSALHIAAANGRLEVLSMILDHGVTPDVVNRHKQTPLMLAAMHGKIDCVLRLLQAGANILMFDSVHGRSCLHHAAYFGHVDCLQAILSAGQTTPVADSWGFARFVNVRDDHGATPLHLAARQGRPGCVQMLLENGAIVSALTGSYGFPGSTSLHLAARSGNLDCIRKLLAWGADRLQRDSAGRIPYAVALKRNYEACAALLNPSSAEPMVWPSPLKFISELDPEAKALLEAALMEANREREKKILKGTKYSLPSPSHCDADVMDDASSEVSDAELCCICFDQACTIEVQDCGHQMCAPCTLALCCHSKPNPTTLTLPSPACPFCRGSISRLLVARTSTPSDPEKAAYSPQLSRRRSRRSHNLSDGGSSSFKGLSSAMGSFSKIGRGSSRMVDSDSGSLDKPEHDL, via the exons ATGGGGCACGGCGTCAGCTGCGCCCGCACCGGCGACGAGCACGACTACTTCCGCGCGGCGCAGCTCGGGGACCTCGAcgccctcgccgcgctcctcgccgccgacacCTCCCTCGCCCGCCGCGCCACGCTCTACGACCGCCTCTCCGCGCtccacatcgccgccgccaaTGGACGCCTCGAG GTGCTGTCCATGATCTTGGATCACGGGGTGACGCCGGACGTAGTGAATCGGCACAAGCAG ACGCCGCTGATGCTCGCGGCGATGCATGGCAAGATTGACTGCGTGCTCAGGCTCCTCCAGGCCGGCGCCAAT ATCTTGATGTTCGATTCGGTGCACGGGCGGAGCTGCCTGCACCACGCTGCCTACTTCGGCCATGTCGACTGCCTGCAGGCCATCCTCTCGGCGGGGCAGACGACGCCGGTGGCCGACTCATG GGGTTTCGCCCGGTTCGTCAACGTCAGGGACGACCACGGCGCCACGCCGCTGCATCTCGCGGCCAGGCAGGGGCGGCCAGGGTGCGTGCAGATGTTGCTGGAGAACGGCGCCATTGTATCCGCTTTGACGGGCTCATACGG ATTCCCTGGTAGCACATCGTTGCATCTGGCTGCTCGCAGTGGGAACCTGGATTGCATCCGGAAACTGCTTGCCTGGGGAGCAGATCGTCTTCAAAGGGACTCTGCAGG gaGAATTCCCTATGCTGTTGCACTGAAGCGCAATTATGAAGCATGTGCGGCTTTGCTAAACCCTTCATCAGCTGAGCCCATGGTGTGGCCTTCCCCACTTAAGTTCATCAGCGAGCTCGATCCGGAAGCAAAGGCTCTCCTGGAAGCAGCCCTGATGGAAGCCaacagggagagggagaagaagatCTTGAAGGGCACAAAGTACTCTCTGCCATCGCCTTCGCATTGCGATGCTGATGTCATGGACGATGCATCTTCAGAG GTGAGCGACGCGGagctttgctgcatctgctTCGACCAGGCATGCACCATCGAGGTGCAGGACTGCGGGCACCAGATGTGCGCGCCGTGCACGCTGGCGCTGTGCTGCCACAGCAAGCCCAACCCGACGACCCTAACGCTGCCGTCGCCAGCCTGCCCGTTCTGCCGCGGCAGCATCTCGCGGCTGTTGGTGGCCCGGACAAGCACGCCCAGTGACCCCGAGAAGGCAGCCTACTCCCCGCAGCTATCCCGGCGTCGGTCTCGGCGGTCTCACAACCTCAGCGACGGGGGCAGCAGCAGCTTCAAGGGGCTCTCGTCCGCCATGGGATCCTTCTCCAAGATCGGGCGCGGCTCGAGCCGGATGGTCGACAGCGACAGTGGCAGTCTGGACAAGCCCGAGCACGACCTGTGA
- the LOC120664021 gene encoding uncharacterized protein LOC120664021 isoform X1: MMAPKSMWLMGPSCQRNAPSSLSSRSRRLFPAPPRPPLPRAAAAASPRAAPAGPLQAATLSLSHRSRWPSFLPGRLPLRPPSPSAGIQLQLLLATASPPSPLLSCQSALTSFRADAVDRIYVGVAVAAVQVPRQLRHPPLPPAARARRRAGAGAASLPVADQRSACGSWWRRRKLLSIGQLSGGFPQLSSAPHGQLSGGFPQHRSPGFGHQPKPRALRQSDLERARNCAISLRQSRKGKKAASSGLLHTCQISPISLVLYHAH; the protein is encoded by the exons ATGATGGCCCCTAAATCAATGTGGCTAATGGGACCCAGCTGTCAGCGAAACGCCCcgtcctccctctcctcgcgGTCGCGCCGCCTcttccctgcgccgccgcgcccgcctctcccccgcgccgccgcggccgcctcgccCCGTGCCGCGCCGGCCGGACCCCTACAAGCTGCTACCCTTTCGCTTTCCCATCGCTCTCGCTGGCCCTCTTTCCTTCCCGgtcggcttcccctccgcccgCCGTCCCCGTCTGCGGGaatccagctccagctcctcctcgccacagcctcgccgccgtccccctTGTTGAGCTGCCAGAGCGCGCTGACGAGCTTCCGCGCCGACGCCGTGGACCGCATCTACGTCGGCGTGGCCGTAGCGGCCGTGCAGGTTCCACGACAACTCCGacatcctcctctccctcccgctgctcgcgcacggcgacgcgccggtgccggcgccgcctcccttcCGGTGGCCGACCAACGCAGCGCTTGCGGAtcttggtggcggcggcggaagctccTCAGCATCGGTCAGCTCAGCGGCGGCTTCCctcagctcagctcagctccTCACGGTCAGCTCAGCGGCGGCTTCCCTCAGCATCGCAGTCCTGGATTCGGACACCAGCCG AAACCTAGAGCATTGAGACAATCAGACTTGGAGAGAGCAAGAAACTGTGCTATATCCTTGAGACAATCTAGAAAGGGCAAGAAGGCTGCAAGCTCAGGACTACTTCACACCTGCCAAATTAGTCCTATATCCTTGGTTCTGTACCATGCACATTGA